The DNA sequence CCGCAACGAACTTTGGCACAAGGGTGCCACCAGCGGGCAAATCCAAAAAGTCGTTGAGATCCGGACAGACTGCGACCAGGACACTGTCTGGTTGAAAGTTGAGCCCCAAGGCGACGGTGGCTGCTGCCATGTCGGCTATCGGTCCTGCTTCTATCGGGTAAGCCCAATTGGACAGTCCGGCAGTCCCGCCCAACTCGTGACCGACCAGGAAAAGCTCTAAGCGGTCGCGGGGTACACCTCCATGAAGATCGAAACAGAGCGTCTGCTGATCCGTCCTTGGGCAGAGAGTGACCTCACGGCCTTTGCAGAGATCAACGCCGACCAGGATGTGCGCCGCTACTACTACCCCGCCATCCTGACCCGCGCCCAATCAGATGAAATCGCGGCAGAATGCATGGGTCACCTTGAAGAACATGGTTTTGCCTTTCTCGCCACCGTCAGAAAGGAAGATGGCGCACTAATCGGCGGCACCGGCCTTTCCTGGACGAACGATGTGCCCGGCGAGCCTGCGGTTGAAATTGGCTGGATATTGCACAGGGCCTTTTGGCGCCAGGGCTATGCACGTGAGACCGGCCTTGCCTGGTTTGCTCATGCACGCTCATTGGGGATTAAAGAGGTGATCGGCTATACGTCTGCGATCAACCTGCCGTCCCGCGCTCAAATGGAAGCGCTTGGCATGACCCGGGACCCAGCCGAAGATTTCGCCGACCCCACTGTGCCGGCAGACAACCCGCTCAGCCCCCACGTGCTCTACCGTCTAAACGGCATCACCTGAGCTAGCCAAACCTTAACGAACTCCAAACACCGTCTTCAGCAATAGGTCAGCAGACCAAACCTAGTCTTTGCAATTTAGAAATCCATAGCCGTCATACTAAGGGCACAATGGGGGCCAGAATGGCTAAGATGAAGATAGGTATCGCGTTTGGTTCGGGCATTGCCCGCGGATGGGCCCATATTGGCGTCATCAAAGGTCTGATGAAGGCTGGTTACAATCCGGACATTATTTCCGGCACCTCTATCGGTGCTTTGGTCGGCGGCGGTTTCGCTGCTGGAAAGCTCGGCGAACTTGAAGAGTTCGCTCTTTCCTTTCATGGCCGAAAACTCATCAATTTCATGGACCTAAGGCTTGGCGGCGCAGGGCTCATTGGCGGCAAGCGTCTGACGAAACTGATGAGTGAGCATATCGGCGACACCAAGATCGAAGACCTGAACCATACATTCGTCGCTGTCGCCACGGAGCTTGCGACAGGCCACGAAGCCTGGATCCGTAAAGGCTCCCTCGTGGACGCAATTGGTGCCTCCTACGCACTTCCAGGACTGTTTGAACCCGTGAGGCACGAAGGCCGCTGGCTGATTGACGGCGCGCTTGTGAATCCGATTCCAGTCTCCGTTTGTCGCGCTCTTGGCGCCCGCCTGGTGATTGCGGTGAACCTCAACACGGACGCTGTGGGCAAGAGCAATCACCATGACGGCCACATGATCGAGACTCTCTACTCCGAAGACCACGAGTCTGGATGGCGCAAACGGCTGGTGGATACTGGTCGCACCGAACGAGCCATCGCCCGCCAGTTTTTCGGAAAGAAAAAGGAGTCCCCCGGCATCGTCAATGTGATGATGGGATCTCTCAACATTATGCAGGATCGCCTGTCACGTTCGCGCCTTGCGACCGACCCAGCCGACGTCCTCATCGCACCCCATGTCGGGCACATCAGTCTTATCGATTTTGACAAAGCACCAGAGCTAATTGCGCAGGGCGAAGCCGCAGCAGCCCACGCCCTCCCATTTATTGAGGATGCTCTCATCCGCTTAAATGGTCACGAAGACCAGGTCGATGAAACAGGTGCTGTAGAAACTCAGCCGCTGGCAATATAAAGCCGGAGCTGTTCTGCTTCCATTTCAGTTTCTGCGATGCGGTGTTTCACCACGTCGCCGATGGACACAATCCCAATAAGTTCGTCTTCTTCGATCACCGGAATGTGGCGGAACCGGCCACCGGTCATGGCATCCATCAACTGATCCAGCGTGTCACTGCGCGTGCAGGTAATGACATTCGCAGTCATGACTTGCGCCACGGGCAAATCCATCGCCTCTGCGCCGGCAATATTGATCGACTTGATGATATCGCGTTCCGAGAGGATGCCGCGCACCCGTCCACTATCGACAACAACAACCGCACCGATTTTCTTATCGCACAGAAGCGTCACAGCGCTTGCTAGCGTGTCGGACGACGAAATCGTCGTGACATCGGCACCTTTGGTTTTCAGAATTGCTTCAACATTCATGCGTCTTCTCCCAGGTCGTGGGTCAGAAAACGACAAGGCCTCCAACAAATCGGTCAGCCTCCCTGCCCTATAGGGCAAACAATGTCCGACTTGCCAACAGACAAGCGAGGTTAAAAAGAAACTTATCCACGCCTTGCCGCCGTTGAGTAAAATCATGATCGACGAAACCCAAACACGCAAGGGCAAGACGATGATTTAGGTAAACAGGACAGCCATTCTGCCTCAATTCCGCCCCAGTCGACGCCAAACTGAGACATAACAACAAAACCTGACGCCCGCGTCACGATTATCCGTTCCCGGAGAAACACTATGTGGCCCACATCCTACGCAAAACGAGTCGCAAGCGACCTAGAAGCCTGGGTCGAAAAAGGCTGGGTGTCGGCTGACAATGCGCCAAACATCCTCGCGTCCCTCAATACTGAGGACGGTCCCAGCAAACTGCCCGTCGTCATCACAGTGTTGGGGGCAGTGCTGATTGGGTTTTCGGCAATGGCTTTTGTCGCTGCCAACTGGGCAGAAATGTCAAAGTCTCTTCGTCTTGGTATTCTTGGTTTAGCCATGTGGTCGGCCTATGGCGCAGCAGCATTTCTTCATTTGCGAAACCAGGTCGCCTTTACAGAAGCCGCCTTTGTTGTTGGCGTTGCTCTCTTTGGCGCAAACATCATGCTCATCGGACAGATGTATCACCTGCCCGAGGATTTCCCCGCAGGCCTGCTCGCCTGGTCCCTTGGCGGGCTTGTCACGGCCTGGGCTGTTCAGTCACGTGCCGCACTCGCTACAACACAACTGTTGCTCATGGGCTGGACAATGGCGGTCATCTCTGAAGGCGACATCCATCTGATGTATTTGCTGCCCTGGGGGGCAGCGGCCCTACTGGCCTTCCGCTTAGACTGGAGTCCGGCGAAACATTTGGCGCTCATCGGTCTCATCGTTTGGTTGCTCGGAAACTCTCCCAACCTTGCGGAGAATCTTGGCTGGGGCCCGATCGAGTTGCTCACAATCCTGTCTTCGCTCTTCGGAGGTATTTGGCTCATAGGAATTGTCGGCGAAGAGAGGCAGCAACCTTTCGCCCGTGCCCTGCAGGGATATGCAGCCATCACGCTTCTGGTCATGTTCTGGCTGGGCCATGTCGTTGATGACGGGCTCGAAGAGGGTGCAGGTTACCTGATACCCGCCCTCTCCGTTGTCGTGCTGTCGGGCGCATCTATTCTCGCATTCGCACGGACAAAACTACTCGCACCACAGGACGTCATCGCATTCGCCGCATTCCCCGTAGGTATTCTCTTGTCAGGAGGCCTCACGACCAGTGAAGGCGACGTACCTCTCATCCTCACCGCGCCACTCTTCCTGATCCTCTGCGTATGGCTCGTGACGCTTGGGACCCGCCTGCACAATCGCTTCCTGATCAATCTGGGCTTTGCAGCTTTCGGCGGTGAAGCGCTCTACCTCTATCTCGAAACCTTCGGCACCCTGCTCGACACAGCGGCTTTCTTCGCCATTGGGGGCATATTGCTCATCGCTGGCGGCTTTGTCTGGGAACGATTAAGACGCCGAGCGACCGCCACGCAAGCGGAGGCGACATCATGAGCAACACACGCATCCTGATGGGCATCGCCATTGCCGTTCTCTTTCAGACGGCCCTTCTCAGCCAAATGGTCTGGGCACAAATCACGCTGCTCAGCTCGCCCACTGAAGTCGTTCTTAAAACAACGCCAGTTGATCCCCGCGACATCTTCCGCGGCGACTATGTGATCCTCAACTATGAGATTTCCACATTCGACGGAAACAAGGTGCCTATCGCGAGCAGTTTGGAGTCAGGGGACGACGCCTATGTGCTCCTGAGCACAGTGGGAAGCACGGCCACACCATTGGAAGTCCTGCCAACTGCGCCCGGCGACCTGCGCCGGGATCAGGCCCTCATTCGTGGCCGCGTCAATTATGTGCTGCGGGACAATGTCGCGACAACTGGGGAAGACTGCAGAGACTGCACAAGCATCGTCATCTCCTATCCTATCGACAGCTACTTCGTGCCGGAAGGAACAGGAACAGAGCTTGAGCAGTATCGAGACGAGCGCGCCCTTGGCGTGATCGTCGCCCTCAATGAAGAGGGCGACGCCGCCATTAAAGGCCTGATGATTGAAGGCCGGAAGATCTACGACGAGCCTTTGTTTTAGCTCGCGTCCGCCCAGTTCCCGTGGAAACCAAACGGCACACGCGTCGGCAGTTCGACCTTGGCGATTGGACCTTTCGAAATGTCGTCCGTGTCGAGCACGATAAAGTCAGACAAATTTTTCGATCCGTCATAGACAAGCGAAACAAGATACCCGTTGCCCTCCTCTGCTTTCTCAGTGCGCGGCACAAAGACCGGCTCGTGGACAAAGCAGCCTTCACCGGGCTCATATGTTTTGGTGTTGCCGGTCTTGAGATCAACATGAACAAAGGTATCAAACGGCGCCCCTTCTGCTTCAGGGCGGGTCATGGTCGCATAGTACCCGTGACGGTATTCATGGCCAACAAAGCGCTCATCAAATCGAGGAAATTCGCCGCCAATATCATTGAGTTCTGTCTCGGTATAATCGTTCGTGTTCCCATCAAGGTCGAACGTCCACCGCACCAGCGTGCCTGCTTCGGTTCCTAGGTCTGTTGTCTTCGTCCCATCCACATTGGGGAAGAGTGGCACACGTGAATATTTCATCATGTCGGCAACAACTTTGGTCTTGCCGCCCTCATGTGTCGTATACGCATTCATCGGGTGATAGACATAGCAAGGATCGCCTTCAAACCACCGAATGCTGTCCACGCCCTCATTGCGTCCCATAATGCCAACCCATGTGGACTGGCTAGGGTCCCACGCAATCATTGGTCCGCCCTTCATGATGCGGTCTATATCGATCGTGGCTGGGAAGATTGGGAAGATCACATGTTCGTCTGTGGTGATGAAGTCATGCACCATGCTGGCATAAGGCGCCTTGAAGGTTTCTGAGCGTGTCAGGTTCCCCTGTGCATCGACCACTTGATAGGAGATGTCGGGAGACGCAGGACCAGCAGCCATATAACCGAAGAACATCATCTCTCCGGTCTTTGGGTCAAACTTCGGATGTGCCGTCATCGGCCCTTCATACTTGCCACCAAATGTATTCGAGCCTTCGGTTTCCAACGTCTTCATATCCATCAGGACAGGACTGGACCCTTCATCAAGCGCCCAGAGTTTGCCTGCATGCGCTACGACATTTGTGTTCGCTACATTGTTGGGCAACTCTTCCGCACCCTCTTTGCGCGGTTCGCCAAAGGCCGTTCCGACCAGACGCTCACCGGCTTCCCGCTGCGCATTGTATTGCTCAGTGTGCACCCAACGATTGCGATAGCTTGCCTTGCCATCCTCCACGTTAATCGCATGGATCATGCCCTCACCTAAGAACCAGTGGTGGTGATGCCCAAGCGGCGGGAACATCGGGTTTGGCCCATTCCGATAAAGTGTCCCGGCCAAGGTATCAGGCAGGTCGCCGTGAACAATCAGATCAGGCGCGTCGCATTCCACCATCACAGGGGCGAAATTATTCTTCAGAACAGGATTATTCGGAAACGGCTTGGACATGGGATTGCTCCATGAAAATGCGTGAGGCAACCCCGTGGCCACCTGGTGCGTTTGTCTGTTGCGATTAAAATAACACTGTTATATAAAAGATCAAGCTCAAGGCTGCACAAATGAAACCAGGTCGAGACTCAAAAATGAACAGCCGGCAAAAAGAGAAAACGAAGCGGCCTCGCCGCATCTCCGCCGAGGTGCAGCGTACGGAGCTCCTGGACGCTGCCAGCGAAATGTTGGCAAGTGGTGGACCAGAGGCCCTTTCTGTTCGAAAGCTGGCAAATGCCGTGGGCACGTCAACAATGACGATCTACACCGCCTTTGAAGGCAAAGACGGCGTCATCGCTGCACTCTATGAAGAAGCCTTCGCGCGGATGGCGGACTTCCAGGAAGCAGTGCCACATGGTGATAGCCCACTTGAATGGCTGGGCGGTCTAGGGGCGGCCTACCGCGCCTTCGCACTGAAGAACCCCTCCTACTACGCTCTCATCATGTCTGAGACGTTGCCCATTTCGCTGTTTCAGAAACAAGACGCAGAGCCGCTTGCGCGGGGCATCGCGCGCCAGCGGTCGTATAGATCTCTTTTTGATGCGGTAAGCGCCTGCCAGGCCCAGGGTTTCATGTCTTCAAACAATGAAACAGAGGAGATCACTGCCGTCCTTTGGGCGACGGTCCACGGGCATGTGAGCCTGGAACTCGCAGGCTTCCACGAAAGTCAGGAAGCCGCGGACAGCCGTTTCCTGCTGCTAACCCAGTCAGTGCTCGCGGGGCTTCTCACGGCCAAGGGCACAAAGGCCTGGAAAGCATTCGCGCCCACCTAAGTCCTACCGATCGATGAGCGACTTAGTCGTCGTCTAAGTCACGCGCTTCGGGAAACGGTCCGAACGGGAACGGTTTATCGTCACGATCAAACGTAATGAAGCTGAGGCATTCAAAGACATACGCAATCAGCCGTCGGCTGAAACTCAAGAGTTCCTCATTCTTGCCACCGCTTAAGAAAACAACGATCAGCTGGATGGCGCCAAGAAGGATGGAAAGCGAGAAGGCAATGTTCCCAAGAAACCAGAAGCCGGCCATATAGAGCAGGCGTTGCCAGAGAGGTTCATGCTCTTCCTGGTCAATTGTGACGGTTTCAGGACGGGAAGCTTCAGGCTCGGAGGAAGTCGAAGCATCACTCATAGGGGGATCTCCATTCGTTAGGACATCAATAGGTGGCCTATCAGCCACCCTTTACATTTGGGTGTCCGCCCCCCTTCCTTCAATGATCCAGAACAAAGGTTAAGTCAGTCTCCGCGCCATTCTCCGTACCCGACATTCCCCGGGCCGCCTGAAGGCGACTGTTTCATAGGGTCAAAGAACCCGAACAGCAGCAGACCAGCCGCAAAGCCGCCTAAATGCGCTTCCCAGGCGATTGAGACCGTTTCGCCTGAGAGCGAAAGGCCGGATAGACCAAATAGAAGGTTGAGGCCGAGCCATACACCGACAAAAATCAGTGTCCGACGGTCGCTCAGCGCCTGGAGGATGGTCGCCTGCGCGCGCGGCGCACCCGGCAATGAAGGGTCCCGCGCTGTGATCAGCCCGAGCGGACCACCGGCAAGAAAGACAAACCTTGCAGCCCCCCCCATCAAGCCGCTGACAGCGCCGGACGCACCAACAACAAAAACCAACTCACCTGCGTGAATAATCACATGGGTTAGGCCACCAATGATCCCGCATATAAGGAAAAAGATCAGAAACCGTGTAGCCCCGAACCGGCGTGCAACCGGCGTACCGAATGCAAGGAGCCAGATAGAGTTAAAGATCAAATGCCCCCAATCTGCATGCAGAAAGATATGGGTCACGAACCCAGCCAGATCGACCAGCATTCCGCCAGGAAGTGGCACGACTTCCCCGGTCGCAAGAGGCGCATAACGCGCCGGGCTCAACGCAAAATAGGCAATCAGACGGTTGGCTTCTGCCTGGTCCATAAAGGTGGCCAGCAGATGGACACCAAAAAGTGCCCCAACAAGGCCCAGAACAACCGCAGGAGCATTAAAGGCAGGTGGTTCACTAATCTGATGTTGGTCAGCCACGATTAAGAGCGTCCTCTACTAGCGGCAACCGGTCATTGCCAAAATACATATCGTCCCCATTAACAAACATGGTCGGAGACCCAAAGCCCCCCCGCTCTATCACTTCTTCGGTGTTTTGTCTGAGGCGGGCCTTAACATCATCTTCTTTAATCCGCGCAGCAACGTGAGCCGGGTCGAGCCCTACCTTTTGACAGATCTCCGCCAGAATGTCCGGCTGGGAGATGTCTTTCAGGTCGCCCCAATAGGCCTCAAACACCCCCCAGGCGAATTCAGGCAGTTTCCCCTCGTCCAGGGCCACAATAGCTGCCCGCATAGGGTCAACGGCGCGCACAGGGAACACAGGTGGTTGACCGATCTTCACCCCGCAATAGCGAGCCCAGTCCTGCAAATCCTTAACGTAGTAGCGTCCTTTGACAGGATGAGGGTTCGCCCTCTGCTCGTAGACGGATTCGTTAACTTTATTGAAGATGCCGCCCACCAATACAGGCTTCCACTGGATCTCAGCCTTCGTGCGCTCAACCATCGCTTCCACGCGGGCAAAACACAAATAGGTCCAAGGGCTTGAACAATCAAAATAGAACTCCAGCACCGCCATATTGATCTCCCGTTACCTCGTGTCGGAGGCGGAGTGTGACGGTCTGCCCCTGGATTCGCAAACCCGCGTTAACACTTGGACGTCCCTGTTTCATTTCAGAACACCGAAGGCCCAGCTGTTAACGAAGGGCGTTCCCGCACGACCCAGTATTCCTCTTTGCTAGCCCTACCTCCCACCAGCGAATTTCGCAAAAACAGCCCGAAAACTAGGGAATTTTGGGAAGTGTTAACGAGGACTGACGGGTGGCACACCCGTTGCAACCATCTGGATGACTTTAACAGATGACCTAAGAAAAGATTATGACAACCCGTTTTCCACAGCTCAGCCTCGCGATTGCCCTCGGCGCCGCATTGGCTCTTCCGCTTCTGACGGAAGATGTATTTGTGGCGAATGAAGGTACGGCTTCTGTTACCAGCGCAATTGGCACCCCAAACAACGACCAGAAAAATTCTGGCACGCCAGCTGCACTGTTCCTGCTCAACAACGAAAACAAGTAACGGAGAGATCCAGTGTTCTCTACGACAAAAAAAGCTCTCAGCTCTCAGAACGGCATCAAGAAAGCCGCAATCCTGCTTGGTCTCGGCGTAGCGCTGACAGGCTGCATCAGCCCGACAGCAGGTAGCGACGGTCGTTATACGACACCGATCGGCAACGCTCCGGTGATCAATAATGAGACACCTTATTCCAGCGCCCTGCGCTGCATCGGTAGCAGCATGGCTGGTACCGCAGCTGCACCGCGCATCGCTGTTGGCAACATCAAGGATTATACCGGCAAGGTAGAACTTGAAGGTGGCGCAAAGCTGACCCAGGGCGCATCGCTTATGGCGATCTCAGGCCTCTCAAAGGCTGGCGTCATGCTAGTGGAGCGTTTTGACACATCAGTCGCAGAACTTGAGCTGAAATATGCCAATGATCGCCTGATCTCAGATGCAAACCCGGGCGAGTATCGTCAGATCCATGCCGGTTCAATTCGCGGCTCCGACTATAACATGGTTGGCGGCATCACCGAGCTGAACTTCGACATCCGCAATGGCGGTCTGGACAGCGCGTTCTCTGATCTTGACCCAACAGGTCTGTCAGCAACCGTCAGCGGCCGTCTCTTTGTCATGAACGTTGGTCTTGACCTTCGTCTTGTCGACAGCCGCTCTTTGGAAGTTGTGCATGTTGTTTCCTACCAGAAGCAGATCATCGGTCGCGAGATTGTTGCGGGTGTGTTCGACTTCCTAAACGGCAACACGTTTGAGATTGGTGCCGGTGAGCGTGCCAATGAGCCACTGCAGCTTGGTGTTCGTTCTGTTATCGAACGCGCCATCCTGGAAATGATTGTGCCGCTCTATGGCACAAACCCAGCTAACTGCACGAACTTCGGTTCGGATGGTGATCCGCTCGGCGAAATTCACTATCGCTCTGCGCCGCAGAACTATGGTGTGCAGCAGGCCGAGGTCACAGCACCAGCGCCGCAGGCTTATGCTCCAGCAGCACCTGCAGCCCGCACGGCACCGGTTCAACCACAGACGGTAGCAGCCCGCACGACAGTAGCTGCACCGATCATGAACGACCCGTATGGCTACTATTCTGAGCCAATCTTCTCAGACCGCCTGCGCAGCAGCCAGTACTAAACACTCCCCCATCCGGGAGAGTGACCTACAGCAAGACACGAAGACTAATTTCAAGAGCCGGCCCAAGGGAAACACTTCCCAAACGACCGGTGGATGAGGCGGCGCGCCTGCCCTTCCAACACCAAGTTCGTTGAGAGCAACTTAGGGAGAGCTTCGGCTCTCCCTCTTTTTTGAGAATTTTCCTCTCCTTTAAACTCGAGCAAAAAGAAGACGTCACTAAGCCTCGTGCACAACCCGTTTTGTGCCATACGCTGCCTTTCCCAGCCGCTCCCAATGTGACTACAATCAGTCAGAATTTAACTCGGTGCTAGAAGATGATTGATCACATCACCATTGCGACAAAGGATGTTGAAAAGAGTAAGGCGTTTTACGAACTTGCATTCCAGCCCCTAGGATATGAGGTCTCTTTCGGAGAAAAGAACAAGTTCTGGGCATTTCAACTAGACAACAATGCTTTGTTCGAAATTCGCGCGGCTCGAGCAGATGAACAGCCTGTTACGAGTTCCCATGTCGCTTTTCGAGTGGTGAGCAAGAACTACGTCGATGAGTTCCACAAGGCCTCACTGCATGCAGGTGGCAAGGACAACGGCGGACCAGGCTTGAGGCCACAATACGGTGATCGCTATTATGCATGTTTTGTACATGACCCGGACGGCCATAACATTGAAGCTATGCTAGAAGTCGAGTGATAGAGATTGTAGTTACTCTCTCAATGAGATTATCACCCAACAGTTTCGATGCGGCTTTTCTATTTCAGC is a window from the Rhodobiaceae bacterium genome containing:
- the hrp1 gene encoding hypoxic response protein 1; this translates as MNVEAILKTKGADVTTISSSDTLASAVTLLCDKKIGAVVVVDSGRVRGILSERDIIKSINIAGAEAMDLPVAQVMTANVITCTRSDTLDQLMDAMTGGRFRHIPVIEEDELIGIVSIGDVVKHRIAETEMEAEQLRLYIASG
- a CDS encoding acetyltransferase (GNAT) domain protein — encoded protein: MKIETERLLIRPWAESDLTAFAEINADQDVRRYYYPAILTRAQSDEIAAECMGHLEEHGFAFLATVRKEDGALIGGTGLSWTNDVPGEPAVEIGWILHRAFWRQGYARETGLAWFAHARSLGIKEVIGYTSAINLPSRAQMEALGMTRDPAEDFADPTVPADNPLSPHVLYRLNGIT
- the glpG gene encoding rhomboid protease GlpG; this translates as MADQHQISEPPAFNAPAVVLGLVGALFGVHLLATFMDQAEANRLIAYFALSPARYAPLATGEVVPLPGGMLVDLAGFVTHIFLHADWGHLIFNSIWLLAFGTPVARRFGATRFLIFFLICGIIGGLTHVIIHAGELVFVVGASGAVSGLMGGAARFVFLAGGPLGLITARDPSLPGAPRAQATILQALSDRRTLIFVGVWLGLNLLFGLSGLSLSGETVSIAWEAHLGGFAAGLLLFGFFDPMKQSPSGGPGNVGYGEWRGD
- a CDS encoding GDYXXLXY protein — encoded protein: MSNTRILMGIAIAVLFQTALLSQMVWAQITLLSSPTEVVLKTTPVDPRDIFRGDYVILNYEISTFDGNKVPIASSLESGDDAYVLLSTVGSTATPLEVLPTAPGDLRRDQALIRGRVNYVLRDNVATTGEDCRDCTSIVISYPIDSYFVPEGTGTELEQYRDERALGVIVALNEEGDAAIKGLMIEGRKIYDEPLF
- the nahD gene encoding 2-hydroxychromene-2-carboxylate isomerase, with protein sequence MAVLEFYFDCSSPWTYLCFARVEAMVERTKAEIQWKPVLVGGIFNKVNESVYEQRANPHPVKGRYYVKDLQDWARYCGVKIGQPPVFPVRAVDPMRAAIVALDEGKLPEFAWGVFEAYWGDLKDISQPDILAEICQKVGLDPAHVAARIKEDDVKARLRQNTEEVIERGGFGSPTMFVNGDDMYFGNDRLPLVEDALNRG
- a CDS encoding hypothetical protein (domain of unknown function (DUF4389)); the encoded protein is MSDASTSSEPEASRPETVTIDQEEHEPLWQRLLYMAGFWFLGNIAFSLSILLGAIQLIVVFLSGGKNEELLSFSRRLIAYVFECLSFITFDRDDKPFPFGPFPEARDLDDD
- a CDS encoding WHG domain protein, which translates into the protein MKPGRDSKMNSRQKEKTKRPRRISAEVQRTELLDAASEMLASGGPEALSVRKLANAVGTSTMTIYTAFEGKDGVIAALYEEAFARMADFQEAVPHGDSPLEWLGGLGAAYRAFALKNPSYYALIMSETLPISLFQKQDAEPLARGIARQRSYRSLFDAVSACQAQGFMSSNNETEEITAVLWATVHGHVSLELAGFHESQEAADSRFLLLTQSVLAGLLTAKGTKAWKAFAPT
- the hisI gene encoding phosphoribosyl-AMP cyclohydrolase, whose amino-acid sequence is MSDLPSFSKTSSKDELENGTLFAPRFDANGLIPAVTTDAKSGELLMHAWMNEEALARTIESGEAWYWSRSRNELWHKGATSGQIQKVVEIRTDCDQDTVWLKVEPQGDGGCCHVGYRSCFYRVSPIGQSGSPAQLVTDQEKL
- a CDS encoding glyoxalase/bleomycin resistance protein/dioxygenase superfamily protein produces the protein MIDHITIATKDVEKSKAFYELAFQPLGYEVSFGEKNKFWAFQLDNNALFEIRAARADEQPVTSSHVAFRVVSKNYVDEFHKASLHAGGKDNGGPGLRPQYGDRYYACFVHDPDGHNIEAMLEVE
- a CDS encoding lignostilbene-alpha,beta-dioxygenase isozyme I gives rise to the protein MSKPFPNNPVLKNNFAPVMVECDAPDLIVHGDLPDTLAGTLYRNGPNPMFPPLGHHHHWFLGEGMIHAINVEDGKASYRNRWVHTEQYNAQREAGERLVGTAFGEPRKEGAEELPNNVANTNVVAHAGKLWALDEGSSPVLMDMKTLETEGSNTFGGKYEGPMTAHPKFDPKTGEMMFFGYMAAGPASPDISYQVVDAQGNLTRSETFKAPYASMVHDFITTDEHVIFPIFPATIDIDRIMKGGPMIAWDPSQSTWVGIMGRNEGVDSIRWFEGDPCYVYHPMNAYTTHEGGKTKVVADMMKYSRVPLFPNVDGTKTTDLGTEAGTLVRWTFDLDGNTNDYTETELNDIGGEFPRFDERFVGHEYRHGYYATMTRPEAEGAPFDTFVHVDLKTGNTKTYEPGEGCFVHEPVFVPRTEKAEEGNGYLVSLVYDGSKNLSDFIVLDTDDISKGPIAKVELPTRVPFGFHGNWADAS
- a CDS encoding Curli production assembly/transport component CsgG, producing the protein MFSTTKKALSSQNGIKKAAILLGLGVALTGCISPTAGSDGRYTTPIGNAPVINNETPYSSALRCIGSSMAGTAAAPRIAVGNIKDYTGKVELEGGAKLTQGASLMAISGLSKAGVMLVERFDTSVAELELKYANDRLISDANPGEYRQIHAGSIRGSDYNMVGGITELNFDIRNGGLDSAFSDLDPTGLSATVSGRLFVMNVGLDLRLVDSRSLEVVHVVSYQKQIIGREIVAGVFDFLNGNTFEIGAGERANEPLQLGVRSVIERAILEMIVPLYGTNPANCTNFGSDGDPLGEIHYRSAPQNYGVQQAEVTAPAPQAYAPAAPAARTAPVQPQTVAARTTVAAPIMNDPYGYYSEPIFSDRLRSSQY
- a CDS encoding putative NTE family protein, translated to MAKMKIGIAFGSGIARGWAHIGVIKGLMKAGYNPDIISGTSIGALVGGGFAAGKLGELEEFALSFHGRKLINFMDLRLGGAGLIGGKRLTKLMSEHIGDTKIEDLNHTFVAVATELATGHEAWIRKGSLVDAIGASYALPGLFEPVRHEGRWLIDGALVNPIPVSVCRALGARLVIAVNLNTDAVGKSNHHDGHMIETLYSEDHESGWRKRLVDTGRTERAIARQFFGKKKESPGIVNVMMGSLNIMQDRLSRSRLATDPADVLIAPHVGHISLIDFDKAPELIAQGEAAAAHALPFIEDALIRLNGHEDQVDETGAVETQPLAI
- a CDS encoding hypothetical protein (predicted membrane protein (DUF2157)) — translated: MWPTSYAKRVASDLEAWVEKGWVSADNAPNILASLNTEDGPSKLPVVITVLGAVLIGFSAMAFVAANWAEMSKSLRLGILGLAMWSAYGAAAFLHLRNQVAFTEAAFVVGVALFGANIMLIGQMYHLPEDFPAGLLAWSLGGLVTAWAVQSRAALATTQLLLMGWTMAVISEGDIHLMYLLPWGAAALLAFRLDWSPAKHLALIGLIVWLLGNSPNLAENLGWGPIELLTILSSLFGGIWLIGIVGEERQQPFARALQGYAAITLLVMFWLGHVVDDGLEEGAGYLIPALSVVVLSGASILAFARTKLLAPQDVIAFAAFPVGILLSGGLTTSEGDVPLILTAPLFLILCVWLVTLGTRLHNRFLINLGFAAFGGEALYLYLETFGTLLDTAAFFAIGGILLIAGGFVWERLRRRATATQAEATS